acacagtcgaaatttatcctacacacctcaaaatatatcctacacaactcataatttatcatacacaactagtaatttattctacactttaaattaagttgtttttttttaatttggaaaaagtatatattttgaaaaggagttacaaatttaatttagctaCTTATTAAAgtggaagaatacaaattaatgatttatgtaagtttaccaataaaCCCTTACATTAAACTTAAacacaaatattaaatgaagtaaaataaagcattcttattgtttgaaacttcttctttttttcttcttacaaaaaaattcttctcatttgaaccctccactatatatatatatatatatatatatagggcaaggataaattgaaaacccatttgagttgaataaaccctgaaaacccaatAACAACTATTGATTAATCAGATTGATGAATGAGATCATTTTGGTCTTGCCCCATTTTTACtttttaatataatattaatgagAGTTACAAGAAGTGTATATTTGGAAATGTTACAATTTCTCTCTCCTGATAGAAAGTGTAACTTCTGTCAACTTTCCTCTCTCTCCTGACAAAAAGTGTAAATCTGTCTActttcctctctcctctctctctataATTTTGATCTTTTTTGTTTACTTTTGTATACGtacattacaaaaaaaaatgtgttACAAATATCatctatttatgttttttttttataatttttaaatatgtaactGACAAAACATATTATAATTGTTACATTACTAAAACCCAGCTATGTTGTTACATAAAGATGTTACACAAAAAAAGTGTAACATAACCAAAGAACAATTTATTTTTTGTTACATTATTATCACCCAATTGTTACACTCACAAGAATCACTAAAACCCAGCTATGTTGTTACATAGAGATGTTACACAAAAAAAGTATAACATAACCAAAGAACAAATTATTTTTTGTTACATTATTATCACCCAGTTGATACACTCACACGAATCCTACTGACTTTTGTCAACTAGCACATTTGTTTCATCTAACAATCAAAAACATATTAGAACTGTTACATTACTAAAACCCAGTTATGTTGGGTTACATAAAGATCTTACGCAAAAAAAAGTGTAATATAACCAAAGAACAATTCATTTTCTactacattattatgacccagatctgaaacaaattttacacaaaaaaaattgataaaatcaatAATAAAAAGCAAAAAAAGTGTTACATATATCatctatttatgttttttttagaatttttaaatatgtaactAACAAAACATGTTAGAATTTTTACATTACTAAAACCCATCTATGTTGGATTATATAAAGatgttacacaaaaaaaaaatgtaacataacCAAAGAACAATTTATTTTGTgttacattattatgacccacACTAACACGAATCCCTTGACTTTTGTCAACTAGCACATTTGTTTCATCTAACAAACAAAACATATTAGAATTGTTACATTACTAAAACCCAGCTATGTTGGGTTACATAAAGATGTTACACAAAAAAAGTGTAACATAACCAAAGaacaatttattttatattaCATTATTTTCTATTACACTCATATGAATCCCCCTGACTTTTGTAAACTAGCATATTTGTTTTATGTAACAAAATtcactttatttttattatacaaAACACACATTTTTTCATGATTATATCAAGAAAAAACTACAAAATAATAACATTAAACAAGAAAAGTTACTTTGATTTTAatcaaataaacaaaaaaaaatgcagatccacaaaacataacaaaaatGCCTGGTTCGAACAAAAATGTGTAACTTCACCGGATCTTGCCTGGTTCGAACAAAAAACTTCAGCCTTCTCTTCGatatctgattcatcatcttcttcatgtaCGATTTTCTTCAAAATAAAACCAAAGATGATCCGTCTTCATGGGGTTTGAAAAGAAACATGATGGATCCAGATCTAGATGACGGGTCCAGATCTAGATCTtgacgggtttaaaaagaaacaTGATGGATCCAAATCTAGATGACGGTCCAGATCTAGATCTAGATGACGTCTACATGGATCTGATGCTCATCAGTTTCTCCGATTTCATTTGTGATCTTGTTTTATCTATATTGGAACAAGAGAGAGATAGGGAAAAGTGTGGTAGAGAAGAGAGATGAATGAGGATCTGGTGAGTTTTTATAAATTGTAGAGAGAGGATCTGATGATATTCTAGATCTAGATATGTATTAGAAGGAATAGAGATATAAAGAGagagagatatatatatatatatatatatgaggttTCTAATGTaaataaagagagagagagagagagtcaggtttgtaatgatataaaagagagagagagagagatcagaCTTACACTTTTCTGCACATGTAAAATGACGTAAATACCCATCTCTTTGTCTTTATGCACATGTGAGGTGGCTGAATCCTAGCCACACATGTGGGTTTCTTAGGTTTTCTCATCTGGAGTGGgttttctcattataattagaatatatatatatatatatatatatatttatatatatataattataattataattataggtagaggatcctgtaaaaagtgctcaaagtgtgagaagtgtaagaagtgtattataacactatatataatactatataacaccatataaacaccgtataacaatatgtaacaacatataataccatataacactatgttacactatatatcattatataacaaatataacactatacgtctatcatagacatgctatcagacaacctatagtgttatatttgttatataatgatatatagtgttacatagtgttatatggtattatatggtgttacatattgttatatggtgtttatatggtgttatatagtattatatatagtgttataatacacttcttacacttctcacactttaggccctttttacactatccttaccctataattatatataataataataatgattagTTGGATTTTCACGTTTTGCAGCGGGCCTTCAGTTAGCATCGGTTTGTTCGTCACAGTAGTAGTACGATTCTAGCACTCAGTATAACAACAAAAAAGATATGCCTAAGAGGATATCAATACAATTGAAAACCAAAAAAATGAATACAGGTAACACTACCAATGTTGTTTGGCCAGCATCAGTTCGGTTAGCGGTATTCGATAAAGCTTAtggtacaaaaaaaaaaaaaacactttattGCGATGCATAGAGAATGtcagaaaaccataaaaacaaatattGTACTGGTACCGACTACCGATGTTTAGGTGGTATTGATTAGGTTCATAACAGTGAAGAACAAAAAGATCAACTTTATTTGATCTATTCGAATTAAAGTTTTATTTAATCGTAGATATAGAATAATTACACCGCAATTTTGGTCTATTCGAATTAAAGTTTTATTGAGTCGTAGACATAGAATAATTACACTGCAATTGTATATTCGAAATTATATAAAATGTTATATATATTTACTAAGTAACGAAAAGAGTAAACGACGtaagtttataaaaataaatggCGAGACAACTTTAACAATATGTACATTTTTTGCGCCCAACACTTGCACGTAACTGTTCACCAGTTGCTTTTGAGGGAAAAAAACATATCAGGATGTAGACAAAAATAAGCACGTCGCAACGACATACTCAAAACTTTATAAAAATCGTATCTTAAAAGTTATATGCAAAAAATTatacatttaaaaaatataataataaaatattctacattaataatagtaaaataataaattaatataaaataaaGGTTCAGCAGCTAGGCAGTCACTATTCAGTCAGTTGacattgccatttaatttaatttaaatatataattgaAATGAAATAGTAATTGTTTAATATGTTGtttttctatttatttattttataagacttgtttatgtttatttattatttaattagtaaCAAAAAGacttggttatttattttttaattagtAACAATATgttgtgtatatatttttttaatgacAATACTTACTCACTCCTAATTTacattaaatttaattttaaactATTCTTTACTTGGGATTGAACCCAATATCTCCCTTAAGACACAAGAGTCTCTATCAAGTAGGCTAATCCGAGATTggtatatattttattatttatgtgCTTCATTTATGTTATTTCAGTAAAAAAAAAGAATCTTAAATGGCTACGGTGCTTTAGTACCAAGCTAGAAAATGCCAAAGGTATCGATATTCATGAACTAGAGTTTCATCTTATATATAGAAAAGACAAGATCGGATCCTTTGTACTCTCACAATCTCATATCTCACCATGAATTTTCTGGTCATAATTTCCTTAGTTTTCCTCACTTCACTCTTCCTCTTATTCTCCAAAAGGAAACCAAAACATCGTCTTCCACCAAGCCCCCCATCGTTACCAATTATCGGTCACCTACACCACCTCGGCCCACTCATCCACCAGTCCTTCAAAAGCCTCTCCACCCGCTACGGCCCGCTAATCCACCTTCGTCTAGGTTCGGTCACTTGTTTCGTTGCGGACACTCCCGAACTCGCCCAAGAACTACTCCAAAAAAATGACCTTGCTTTCTCTTATAGAAAACACACCTTAGCCATTGACCATATTACTTATGGTGTTGCCTTTGCATTTGCACCATATGGACCTTATtggaaatatataaaaaaactgtCGACAGTAGAGCTTCTAGGCAGCCAGAATCTTGGCCATTTCCTCCCCCTTAGAACACATGAAATCCAAGAGCTTCTGCGAACGCTAACCGTGAAAGCGAAACAAAATGAGAGTGTGAATATGACGGATGAGTTGTTAAAGCTAGCAAACAATGTTATATGTCAAATGATGATGGGTATCCGGTATTCTGCGACTGATAGTGAAGCAGTGGAAGCCAAGAATCTTGTTCGGGAAGTGACAAAGATATTCGGAGAGTTTAATGTATCGGATTTCATATGGTTTTGCAAGAGGTTAGATTTGCAAGGGTTTGAGAAGAGGTACAAAGATATACATATAAGGTatgatgctttgcttgaaaaaGTCATGTCTAAGAGAGAAGAAATGAGAAGAAGAGAAGGAAAAGGCAAAGATGGCAAAGGGAAAGATTTTCTGGACTTGTTGCTTGATGTTTTGGAGGATGAGAAAGCTGAGATTAAAATTACTAGAAACCATATCAAAGCCTTGATTTTGGTGAGTTTACTCCTTTACTCCTTGAATCCCCAATAAGGATTAGAGATGTTCCTTATCATCCGATTCTTAACTTTTGATAGGAAAAATTCCCAAATTTAACTTATCAATGGCCGAttttaggggtgtaaacaagcctagaggctcgagagctacttgTTATCGGCTCGGTAagagctcgaacgagccgagctttaatgagcccgagctcgagcctgaaatacaaagctcgttcaggctcgcgagcctaaacgaacccaaacaaaaatttatttattttatatataatataataataatgatgataacattggcaagccgagctttggctcgtttaagcgataCTGAAGCGAACTCGAGCCGAGTTTTTAGCTCGTCTAATGTTGTTCTTAAAATAGCTCGAGCTGACCTCAAGCTTTGGGTTTTTACTCGCGAGACaagctcgagctcaaataagtaggctcgagccgagccgagcccgagctcgagctttaaaaAAACATGACAAGCGTGGGCTCGAGCTCGGCACCCCTAGCCGATTTTGCCAAAATCAACATTAATTTTCTAACATCTATATCTAATaaatcactaaccggttaagattACGCACCGCAATTCAATGAACTTAAAATTCTGTTTTCTTGCTTCTCTTATTTCATCTCATTATATTCTAGTTTtgaagttatatttttttaatagttaattaaaaaaaaatctatagtAAAACATGTTGTATTCCTATTTCTTCGTTACTAactatttataatttttttattcaaaTCGCGGATCTCTAACCTTATTTTTTTTGCGAAAACACACTCCACATGGACATAATACGAACTCGACAAGTGCAAACGTTGTTGCGGACCGTACAAATATTAATGTGGTGGCCGTACAAATCTTAGTGTACAGAAATCTTAGCGTGAACCGCCTGCGTGTATTAGTGGTCGGTATCgattctttttattttattaccgcgacaaaaaaaaaatataattttaacaCAACTCGATTCCTACATGTACTTGTATATTATAgtttatgaaacaaaaaaaattacaacAATTTCATTAAACAAAAATTGTATCATATGACCCATAAAATAAAGTTGGGTAACCCAAAAAACTAAAGTCATTTTTATATCGATtcaaaaccataaaaacgaataaaAGTACCAATCCATAATATCGAATAGGTACTGATGTTGTTTGGACGATACTCAGTGCCATTCGTCATGGTATCGGTACGGTAGCAACGCTCTATATAACCTATGATACCAAAAGACGTTTTCAACGAAATTTATTCCAGAATACAAGAGAAAAAGTTAAACACAGCTTCTACATCGGCTATTGAAAACATATTGCAAGTTAtagaagaaaataaaaactatttaatatatatcaaaatacACAAGAAAAAAAATTAACACCAATACGTATGTTAACTTTTAAAAAATAGCTAACCACGCAAGTTATAAGTGAAATATCAAATATTTATACACATTAAATAGGTCAACAAAGTATAGCACAAGTTTATAAAGATTAGAGTGAATTGCACATTttatcctttatctttataccatttTTTGGTAGTGTCCTTTGTGTTTATAATTGATGTGTTTTGTAATTTATATATCAAAATTTTGCACGATTTGTCCTTTGACCCTAACCTAGCTTATTTTTAACATTAGATTTTAATCACCCTAGGATTTTTAGTCATTATACCTATAAAGGATCATATTtgtaataaaacaaaaataagaccTTCAAGCTTTTTGGTGGAATAATTTAGAAGGTTGGAGCGTCGTGGGGGTATTTTTCATGCTATAAAAAGAAATTGCATATTTAAGTTTCATCTAATAGTCTCTTGTCATACTAACCATACATCGACTATTACACTTGTTTTCGAGAGTAAATCAAGCAACTATATATAACCTGTAAGAAAGCCACCATTCTACTTGTTTCCTCCTCATATGAAATCACTCCATGCTTTGTTGTAATTGCCTCCGCTACAACCTTTTCCGGCGAGTCACCGTCGTAATTTGTGCACCGATTTGAGGTAAGAAAGCCTCCATTCTACTCGTTTTCAGTTTCCAATCAAAAGCCCTAAGGTTGTATTCATTAATTGTGATCATGGAACTCGAATTTGACGTGAAATGGGAAGGGGCGAATTAGGGTTCATATTTGGGGAAGATGGTGACCGGAACTAAGCTCTAGATAGGGAGAGAAGAGAGATTGTGTGTTTATATGTATCAACACTCTGGACAGAATCTTctccgatctctctctctctctctctcatcgccACCACCACAGTGGTGGCCGGCCATTAAATCGAGGCGGAATGAGGGTGGTGTGGTGTGGTGTATTTGAGATGAAAAGGAGAAGAGGAGATTGAGGGATGGTTATGGGTGTTCGTTGTCGGCAAGACGAGGCGCcgacttataataaaagactctaAATAATGACACATGACATTTTCTCCTTCAACATcctaaattttatttataaatatttaataaatttcttttaatattaataactagtatatagatatcatttatttttatccttatctttatctaaaattaataaataacttcaattttgcaatttagaccctttgtttttttttacttttaacccaaagttttctATATTTTGCAATTTAATGctaactcttttttattttcaattttggacCACCATACttatcatctttcccaagtttttcgtttcgttttaaattttgtgagttaatgcaccgcaacgtgcgtatggggttcaacatttttttcgtatattttttccgTTTGACTGGCCCTTCGCAgcacatctatttttctccgtttaacAAGTTCGACAATCGCGCGAGTCctggattgacttagttatttacgtttcggtttaagtTCTCTGCAACGAGAGTTCGTGATTCAaggattttacgtctgcttttcgctcggcgttattttttccgtttttatttactttgtttttacgagcttttccgatgttggtggtcgctgacagtgGTATAGCATTGGTACTATTTGACACAGTTTTAAAACAACtgctgcaacgcaggggcttaatactagtatgtATATAATATgcatataatatataaatatttttctaattattaaaattattataaTGGTTTTGTTAAATAAACAAGTGaaaagaccaatttacccttCACTTAATAATTAAAAGTAACTAGGTTAGGCCTAAACAACATAACATACAAGATTTTGAAATGTTAAGTACAAAATTCGTCAATTTTAATGAAAAGTGACACCGTCTGAACAAAGgtataaaaataaagaaaaaaaaaaaacttacaattCACTCTAAGTATTAAATAGGTCAACAATGTATAGCATATACAATAGAGAGAATGAAAATAAagataatataattattattctCGTAAATTGTCATTGTATATATACACAATTCTTTTTAAATTTATTTGATTCATTAAATTTTGTAAGTGTATTTTTTTCATACGAAAGAactaaatgaaattgtttcatagGACTTTTTTACGGCAGCAACAGAAACAACCGCCGTAACCATGGAATGGACCTTAGTTGAACTTATCAATAACCCTAAGGTCATTGAAAAAGCAAGACAAGAGATTGATGTGGTCATCGGAAACAAGAGGCTAGTTGAGGAGTCTGACACGCCGAACTTGCCTTACATTCAAGCAATCATAAAAGAAGTCTTCCGACTTCATCCACCTATTCCTATGGTTATACGCAAGTCGAACGAAAATGTCACCATTAAAGGATACGACATCCCTGTTGGCTCCATATTGTTCGTTAATATCTGGTCGATCGGAAGAAACTCGAAGTATTGGGAAAGCCCATTAGAGTTCAACCCGGATAGGTTTTTAGAAGGTGGTGCCCTTAAAGGTTCTTTAGATATTAAGGGCCACAATTTTACACTTTTGCCTTTTGGAACTGGGAGGAGAAGTTGTCCTGGCATAAACATGGCAATGAGACAGCTCCCTGTGGTGATTGCCACACTCGTACAATGCTTTGAATGGAACGTTAAGGAAAAACGACGGTTAAATGTGGATGAGCGTGGCGGATTGACGGCTCCGAGGGCAACGGATCTTGTGTGTTTTCCCTCGGTTCGCAAAAACTCCCCAtttaaggtttagggtttagggcTATGTGTTATTTGAGAATTCATCTCGAGAATATTTATAGTAAATCCTGTAACAATATACATGAGAAGTACTATAAAAGACAGACATACCGAGAAAGAATAAATAAATGTATTGGTTAAACCTAGTTCTATTTTATCAGACTGCCTCCAATGCTTCCTTTAGGAGGGTTGCACTTAATGACGTGGCGTGTGCACTTGTGAAGGATGCATTGGGGTGGACTTGCACTTAAGGGGTTTGCACTTAGTGAAGTGCACCTAAATGCAGGAGAGAGAAGGTAAAGGTGGGTCCTTTAAAAACTAATGGGTTGGAAAAAGAAATGGTGATGTGGAAGAGAGAGGGTGCATGTGGGAAGGATGGGTTGGAGTTAAAAAGAGGAGAGAGAGTGCATTTGTTAATAATGAGTAAAAAGCTGATGTGGCAGTGATGACTAGGATGCATGTAGTAAATGCAGCATGTTGCAT
This genomic stretch from Helianthus annuus cultivar XRQ/B chromosome 8, HanXRQr2.0-SUNRISE, whole genome shotgun sequence harbors:
- the LOC110873193 gene encoding licodione synthase; translation: MNFLVIISLVFLTSLFLLFSKRKPKHRLPPSPPSLPIIGHLHHLGPLIHQSFKSLSTRYGPLIHLRLGSVTCFVADTPELAQELLQKNDLAFSYRKHTLAIDHITYGVAFAFAPYGPYWKYIKKLSTVELLGSQNLGHFLPLRTHEIQELLRTLTVKAKQNESVNMTDELLKLANNVICQMMMGIRYSATDSEAVEAKNLVREVTKIFGEFNVSDFIWFCKRLDLQGFEKRYKDIHIRYDALLEKVMSKREEMRRREGKGKDGKGKDFLDLLLDVLEDEKAEIKITRNHIKALILDFFTAATETTAVTMEWTLVELINNPKVIEKARQEIDVVIGNKRLVEESDTPNLPYIQAIIKEVFRLHPPIPMVIRKSNENVTIKGYDIPVGSILFVNIWSIGRNSKYWESPLEFNPDRFLEGGALKGSLDIKGHNFTLLPFGTGRRSCPGINMAMRQLPVVIATLVQCFEWNVKEKRRLNVDERGGLTAPRATDLVCFPSVRKNSPFKV